The Rhabdothermincola salaria genome segment CCGATCCCTCGAGCTTCACCGTGTACTGCTCGCTCGGCGTCCAGCGACCGCCCGTGACCCTCACCCGACGATCGTCGAGCGCCTCGTAGCGAGCCTCGCGGCTGTCGAGCACACCGGACGGCATCACCAGGCGGTAGGGGTCCGAGACCTCGTAGAGGGTGTGGGCGGCCACACTGGCGGGCGTGCACACGAGGTCGGGGTCGGGAGCTTCGAGCACGAAGCCGTCGGCGTCAAGGGTGCACAGCAGCGAGTCCTGGCCGCGACGGTTGAGGGCGGCGGCGGCTCCGCACTCCATGATCTTGGCTGCGTTCCACACCAGCGCGGGGTCGTGGCCGGCGGCCAACGGGATGGCGGCGTAGAGGGCGGCGTCGGCGACCCGACCCATGAGCACGACGTCGGCCCCCGTGTCGAGGGCCCACTGCACCTGTTCGGCGCCCGCCATGGCGACGATGTGGCCGTCGGCGGAGAAGGTGCCACGATCGATGGCCGGCGCGCCGGGGAGCTCGACCAGACGCCCGCCGTCGTACTTGGCGGCCAGCACCTCGCGATCGGGCTCACAGAAAACGCACGCCACCGTGGGCGACCAGCCCAGCTCGGCGGCCAGCCGGTCGACCATCTCGAGGTAGCCGGCCACGGCCCGGTCGCCGCCCCCGCCGCCGCAGGATCCCACGATCAGTGGCACCCCGGCCCGACGGGCGCCGGCCAGGCCGAGGCGGAGGTCGCGCTCGTAGGCCGAGTCGGCCCAGATCCAGGCGTCGCTGCCGAGGTAGTAGGGACCACCGTCGGTGGAACCCGAGTCGCAGGCGATGAAGGCGAGGCCGGCGTCGACCCCGCGCTCGAGCGAACGCTCCTCGAACCCGCAGCCGAGGCTGCCCGACAGGGCGAGGTAGCGCAGCGGGTCCGTCACGAACCCCCACCGGGCGCGTCGGCGGCCGGGGCGGCGACGGCGACCTCGACGAGCGGCTCGTCGTGGGGGTGGTGGCAGGCCACGAAGTGGTCCGGTCCGACCTCGGTCAGGACGGGTTCTTCGTTGGCACAGCGTTCGTCGGCTCGGGGGCAGCGGGTGCGGAACCGGCAGCCGCTGGGCGGGTCGATGGGCGACGGCAGCTCGCCGGTCACGGCGATGTCGGCCTCCGGCGCGTCGGGGTCGGGCTCGGGGATCGACGCCAACAGCACCCGCGTGTAGGGGTGGGCCGGGTGCTCGTACAGTGCCGCCGACGGCGCCACCTCGCAGGCCTTGCCCAGGTACATGACCATCACGCGGTCGGAGATGTTCTTCACCACCGCCAGGTCGTGGGCGATGAAGACGAGGCTCAGGTCGTACTCGGCCTTCATCTCCTCGAGCAGGTTGAGGATCTGGGCCTGCACCGACACGTCGAGGGCGGACACGGGCTCGTCGCAGATCACCACCTGGGGGTCGAGCACCAGGGTGCGGGCGATGCACACCCGCTGGCACTGGCCACCGGACAGCTCGTGGGCCCGGCGGTCCCAGACCTGGTCGGGATCGAGCCCGACGGAGGTGAGGGCCTTGCGGACCCGCTCGGTCTCGTCGGGGGTCTTGCGCCCCTCCCAGACCCGGATGGGCTCGGCCACGATGTCGTGGATCTTGCGGCGCGGGTTCAACGAGGAGATGGGGTCCTGGAAGATCATCTGCATGCGCGAGCGGACCCGGCGCAGCTTCTCCTCACCCAGGTCGGTGAGCTCGACCAGCCCGAGGCTGACCGAGCCGGAGGTCGGCGACGGCAGCTGCATCACGGCCCGCCCGGCGGAGGACTTGCCGCAGCCGGACTCGCCGACGAGACCGAGGGTCTCGCGGGCGGCGAGGTCGAAGCTGATGCCGGAGACCGCGTGCACGATGCCGGCGTTGGTCTGGTACTCGACGACGAGGTCCTGCACCGAGAGGATGGCGTCGTCGGGTCGGAGGTGGGCGTTGCCGGTGCCGGCCATCAGCGTGCTCCTGTGGCGAGGGGGGCCCGGCTGTCGACGTCGACCGGGTGGTGGCAGGCCACGAAGTGGCCCGGGTCCGCGGTGGCCGGTTCGAGCGGCGGGTGCTCGACCCGGCAGATGTCGGTGGCGTAGGCGCAGCGGGGGGCGAACGGGCAGCCGACGATGGCCCGGGTCAGGTCCGGGGGCGTGCCGGGGATGGCCGCCAGCCGCGTGTGGGGCTCGTAGGTGAGCCGGGGCACGGACGCCAGGAGGGCCTCGGTGTAGGGGTGCGTGGTGTGGTGGAACAGCTCGCGCACGGCGGCGCGCTCGACGGCCCGACCGGCGTACATGACGATGATGCGGTCGGCTCGCCGGGCCACCACGCCCAGGTCGTGGGTGATGAGGATGGTGGCCATGTTGGTGTCGGCCGTGACCTGCTCGAGCAGGTCGAGGATCTGGCGCTGCACGGTGACGTCGAGCGCGGTGGTGGGCTCGTCGGCGATCAGCAGCTTGGGCCGGCACGCGAGGGCCAGGGCGATGCACACCCGCTGGCGCATGCCGCCGGACAGCTCGTGGGGGTACTGGTCGAGGCGCCGGACCGGCTCGGGGATGCCCACCTCCACCAACAGCTCGGTGGCCCGGGCCCGGGCGTCCTTCTTGGACAGGCCCAGCGTCTTGCGCAGGCCCTGGTCGAAGTGGGCGCCGATCTTCTTGACCGGGTTCAGCGAGGTCATGGGGTCCTGGAAGATCATGGCGATCTCGGCGCCCCACAGGCTGCGGTAGGCGTTGGTGTCGGCGGCGGAGAGGTCGCGGCCGTCGAAGGTGACCTGGCCGGTGACCTTGGCCTGGGGCACGTGGTTGGTGAGCCCCATCACGGAGCGCACGAAGACCGACTTGCCCGAGCCGGACTCACCGACGATGCCGATGGTCTCGCCGGCGGCGAGGTCGAGGTCGACCCCGTCGACGGCCGGGACGGGACCCCGCGGGGTGTTGAAGGTGGTGTGCAGGTCGCGGACCTGCAGCAGCGGCGTGTCGGTCACAGCTCCACCTGCTTTCCGCTGGCCAGCCTGGCTCGCATCCGCTCGCCGACCAGGTTGAACGACAGCACCGTGAGGAACAGCGCACCCGCCGGGACCAGCACCAGGTGGGGCTCGCGCTCGAACACGCCGTTGCGGCCCTCGGCGATCATGTTGCCCCACGTGGGGCTGGGGGGCGGGATGCCCAGGCCGAGGAAGCTCAACGAGGCCTCGGCCACGATCAGCACCGCGATCACGATGAACGCGTAGCTGAACAGGGGCACGAAGACGTTGGGCAGCAGCTCGCCGATCATGATCCGGCGCCGTTTGGCGCCGATGGCCCGGGCGGCCAGCACGAACTCACGCTGGGCGAAGCTGAGGGTGGTGGCTCGGGCCAGACGCACGTTGATGGGGATGACCAGCAGGGCGAGGGCGAGGGCCTGGTTGCGCGACGTGCGGGGCAGCACGGCGGCGAGGGCCAGCAGCAGCACCAGCGGGGGGAAGGCCAGCAACACGTTGGTCACGACGCCGATGACGGCGTCGGAGGCGCCGCGCAGGTACCCGCTGATGAGCCCGAAGGTGCCACCGAGGGTCATGCCGATGAGAGCGGCGAGCAGGGCGACCATGAGCGACGTGCGAGCCCCGTAGATGGTGCGGGCCAGCATGTCGAGACCGAGCTTGTTGGTGCCCAACGGGTTCTCGCTGAACAGCTCGGGGCGGGCGTTGATGGGGTCGGCGAGCGTGGCCGCGCTGTTCTCGGCCTCGCCGAGGGGCAGCACCGGGGCGAACAGCGCCGCCCCCACCAGCAGGACCAACCAGAGCACCGACAACCAGAAGGCGACATCGGTGCGAGGGCCCCAGATGCCCCGCACGACACGAGCGAGGCCCACGTAGGCGAGCACCAGGCCGACCAGGACGAACGCCACCCGGGCGTTCATCACGAGCTCGTTGCGCAGCGCAGAGGCGCCGAGGACGACCAAGACGATGCCGACGACGAAGAGCGCGGCGCCGATGAGGACGGCGAGCGCCTTGGAGCGCGGCGCCCCGTGCTCGGCTGCCTGCTCGGGCAGGAGTGGCTCGCCGAGAACGGCCTCGGCCTCCACCAGGACGTCGCCCTGGTGGGGCGAGCGCATCACCAGCTCGGCGTTGGCGTCCTCGTTGTCGCGGGACGGCCGGGAGGGAGCGGTGGCGAGGTCCGGGGTCGTACCCCGGTCGTCGTCACGCCCCCGCACGACGGAGCCTCGGATCGAGACGGCTGTAGGAGAGATCCACGAACGCGTTCACCACCACGTAGATGACGGCCACCGTCACCACGGCGCCCTGCAAGAGGGCGAGGTCCTTGGTGAGGGCGGAGGAGACGATGAGGCTGCCCATGCCGGGGAGCCCGAAGAGCGACTCGGCGATGACCGTCGAGCCGATGAGGCGCCCGAGGCTCACGCCGGCCACGGTGACCAGCGAGAGCGACGACGGGCGGAATGCTTCGCTCACTAGGACCCGCTTGGGCGACATGCCCCGGGCCCGGGCGGCGGTGACGAAGTCCTGCTGGAGCGTCTCGACGAGATCGCCGCGCAGCACCCGCAGGAACACGGGGATCTCGCCGACGGCCACGACGAGGGCGGGCAGGAAGGCGTGGCGCAGGTTGTCGGGCACCGACTCGGTGAGGCGCACCCACTCGGCCCGGGGGAACAGCGGCCACACCTTCACGAAGAACAAGATGAGCAACATGCCGGCCACGAAGCTCGGCAGCGACACCAATCCGAACGTCATCGTGGTGATGATGCGGTCGACCCTCCCCCCTGGTCGCCACGACGACCACAGCGCCAGCGGGATGGAGACACCGAGGGCGATGACCAGGCCCATGATGGCGAGCTGGATGCTCACCGGCAGGGCGGAGGAGATGCGATCGACGACCGAGCCGCCGGGCGGGATGATCGACTCACCGAGGTCGCCCTGCAGGGCGTTGCCCAGCCACTCGCCGTAGCGGACGAAGAGCCCGTCGTTGAGGCCGAGCTCCTCCTCGAGGGCCGCGTAGGCCTCGGGGGGCTGGCTGTCGCCCAGGATGGCCACGGCGGCGTTGCCGGGCACCAGGTCGACCAGCACGGCGGTGGCGAAGGTGACCAGCAGGATCACCAGCACCAGTTCGCCGAGCTTGCGCATGATGGCCTTGCCGGCCCGCACGCGCTTGTTCCGACTGGCCCGGTTCGCCGCGTCCTTGTTGTCCGTCGATGTCGTGGCGACGGCCGTCATCGTTGTCTCCCCCATGGGTCCTGCTGAAAGGTGAGGGCCCCCGGGCCCCTGGTTACGGAGACACTATCTCCGTAACCAGGGGCCGACGGCCGGCTCGTCACGAGCGGCTGACGACGGGCGTCAGAGCTCGCCACGACAGGCGTCAGACCTTGAAGGCCTCGCCGAAGAGGAGCAGGCCGTTGACCGTCGGCATGAGGCCGCCGACCTGCTGGGTGGTGATGGTGGTGAACGGCTGGGCGCCGGTGAGCACGAAGGGCTGCTCGTCGAGCCAGAGCTCGCCGAGGCGACCGAGGACCTCGGCCTGGCCGTCGGGCACCGACGCGGTGCGCAGCTCCTCGACGATGGCGTCGAACTCGGGGTTGGCGTAGCCCGAGTAGTTGCTGGCGCTGTCGCTGGTGAGGCTGCGAGCCAGGGACTGGTACACGTTGGTCTCGTAGGCCGTGATCACGTGGATGGAGACGTCGAAGTTGCTGGTGAAGTTGGTGCGCTCGACGAGCTCGAGGAACGACGCCACCTGGTCGATGGTGACGTCGAAGCCCACGTTGTTGAGCAGGGCCTGGTAGGACAGCGCGTAGTCGGTGGGCACCGGGGTGAGCAGCTCGAAGCTGCCGTCCCAGCCGGTCTCGGCCTTGACCTCTTCGACCAGGCGACGGGCCTCGTCGGCATCGAAGGCGGAGAAGGGCTGCTCGGTGTACAGCGGCGAGGAGGGCGGGAAGTAGAAGTCGCCCATGATGCCCTGGTCATTGTTGACCCGGGCGTTGATGGCATCACGGTCGAGGGCCAGCGAGATGGCCTGCCGCACCCGGGGATCGTCGCCGGGGAAGGCACGATCGGGGGCGGAGTTGATGGCCATGCCGGAACCGGCGACGAGCTGGGAATAGGCGGCGAAGCCCTCTTCGATGGCCCGCACCTCCTCGGGGACCGAGGTCAACATGGCGACGTCGGTCTCACCGTTCACCATCTTGTCGACGCTGGCGCCCTGCTCGGGGTTCCAGACGAAGCGGATGGAATCGAGCGGCGGGGTGCCGAGCGAGTAGTTCTCGTTGCGGACGACGACCAGGGCCTCCTGGGCGTTGAAGCTGTCGACCACGAACGGACCGGCGCCGACGGGGTTGGTGTTGAAGCCATCGGGGTCGGCTGCGACCGCGGTGGGCGACACCATGTAGCCGAGCTCGCCGGCGAGGAGGGCGTCGAAGTTGTTGAGCGGCTCGACCATGTTGAAGATCACGGTCTGGGCGTCGGGCTTGTCGTAGGACGCGATGTACTCGGGGTAGGTGGCGGCGCTGCCCCGGCCGTTCCTCATGCGCTCGACGCTGAACTCGACGGCGTCGGCGTCGAGCGGCGTGCCGTCGGAGAAGACGACGTCATCGCGCAGCTTGAGCGTCCACTGGCTGAAGTCCTCGTTGGACTCGATGCTCTCGGCCAGCTGACCGGAGTACTCGTTGGTGAGCGGATCCCAGCGCAAGAGCGTGTCGTACAGGGCGGCCAGCGGGGCGCCACCGGTGGTCACGCCGAGCGAAGCCACGGTGGGGTCGAGGCCGAAGGGGGCGGCGGGAAGGGTGACGTCGAGGGTGCCGCCCTGGGTGGTCTCGAGGTCGGTCTCGTTGACCCAGCCGGCCTGGATGACCGAGCTGGACTCTTCGACCTCGGGGGTGGTGCCACCGTTGTCGGTGCCTTCTGTGCTGCTCGAGTCGTCCGAAGCGCACGCTCCGAGCAACAGGGCTCCGGCCAGCGCCAATGCGCCGAACCGGGTCCTCTTCCTGGACATCAGGTTCATCCGTTCCTCCGGTGAGGGTTTCGGACCGTGCGGGCACGACCCGGGTGGTGGGGCGATCGATCGCCGAGGCGACGACTCCCCTGGACTACGGGGCTCGAGAGACGTGGGACGTCCCTGTCACGTTGTCTGGCGCTGTGGTCATCGACGAACCCCCGACGGGGAAGCGCCCGGCGGCCTGCGGCCACGTCGGTCGCCGACGAGCGATCCCCCCTGGGGCGAGCCCGCACACGACGCTGTGCTTCCTGTGACCGATGACCCTAGCGTGCGTTCGGGAGGCTGTCGATACTGCCCCTGTCATCTTTGTAATGTTTACACTTACAACGCCCGCTCAGGGCTGAGCGACCCGTTCGAAGCCATGGGCCCGCGCCCCCTCTGGTCGAGGCCGGCCCCCTCGTTCGGCCGTCATCGACGAGGGGCCCGGGCGGTAGTTCAGGAACGTGAAGGCACCGTCGCTGCGGAACCCGTACCGGCGATCGGCGGCGATGCCCACGGCGTCGCCGGGCCCGAGGCGGCGTCGACCGAAGGCGATGGTGCCGTCGACGACGTAGAGGATCTCGGGCGCCGAGTGGCTGTGGGGCGCCGACGTGTAGGCGCTGGTGCGCCCGGTGGTGAAGAGGGTGATGGCACAGCCGTCGCAGTCGGAGTCGGCGAAGAACCGCGTGCGGCGCTCGTCGTCCTCGCGGGCGTAGGTGCCTTCGGGCCCGACGACGTGGTGGGTCGCAGGACGGGCGACGTCCGCTTCGCGGCGATCCGCCGCCTGGCGCCCGAAGTGGACGAGGCGGGCCGGCTCGTCGGCCCGGACCCGGGGCCGGGCCCCGGCCTCCACGATCACCGCACCGCCCGCGCCACACCCCTCACCGTCGACGTCGACCACTCCCTCGAGGACGAACAGCGCTTCCTCGCCGTGGTCGGGACGGAAGACGAGCTCGGACCCCGGCGCCAGCTCGACGTCCTCCAGCCACAGGGGGACGTCGCCGAGGTCGGCCGCCGTGCGCTGCACCCCCGTCACCGGTTCGTAGGAGGAGGGCCGCCGGGCCGGACCACGGTCTCCCACCGGCGCGAACACGATGCCGGCCACGGTCAGTCCAGGTGCTCGAAGAGGTCCGGGTCCGATCGGCGCAGGCGCCGGAAGTTGGCGTCCCACATGTTGGGCAGGAAGAACTGCCGGTAGCGGTCGCGCCCCCGTCGCACCTCGCGCTCCTCGAACTCCGTGCCCCCGATGGCCTCGGCGGCGAGGTGGTACTCGGCGCAGGCCTCCAGCATCATCGCCTCGATGGTGGCCTGCTCGAGCGACTGCGAGGCCACCACGGCACCGTGGTTCTTCATGAGCACCACCCGCTTGTCGCCGAGCGCAGCGGCGAGACTGTCGCCCATCTCGTGGCGGCTGGGGTCGTCGCGGTCGAAGCAGACCTGGTCCTCGAAGAACAGCACTGCGGCCACGTTGTACATGCCGATGGGGCGGGCCCGGGTGACGAACTTGGACAGCTCGTGGGAGTGGGTGTGGATCACCGAGGCCACGTCGGCCCGGCGCTGGTAGATCTCGGCGTGGAACTCGACCGCGGGCGACGGCTCCCAGTCCCCTTCCAGGCGGTCGAGGTCGAACGAGACCTTCACCACCATGTCGGGGGTGGTCTCGTCGAAGTAGCCGAAGGGCGACACCCAGAAGGCGTCCTCACCGGCCGCCCGTTCGCTGACGTGACCGGCGACGCGGCTCTCGCACCCGGCGCGGGCCAGCATGCGGCGAGCGGCGGCGATGCGGAAACGGGGATCCATTTCGTCCATGGTCGCCGCCCTCAACGCTCGCCGAAGCGGTAGAGCCGCTGGGCGTTGCCGGCACAGATGGCGTGGCGCTCGTCGGCCGGGACGTCGTCCATGACGGCGGTGATGGTGCGCCACGAATCGGGCCAGTCGGCCCCCGAGTGGGGGAAGTCGCTCGACCACATCAGCCGATCGACGCCGATGGCGTGGCGGTTGCGGATGGCGTAGGAGTCGGTGATGTAGGTGAAGGAGAAGTGCTCCTCGACGTACTCGCTCGGCAGCTTCTTGAGCCGCGACTTCGGGTCGACCGCCCGGCGGCGGAAGCGGTTGTCGAGCTGCTCCTTGACGTAGGGCACCCACCCGGCGTCGACCTCGACGAAGACGACCTCGAGCTCGGGGATGCGGTCGAAGACCCCGCTGTTGAGGAACTGCACCATGGTGGCGGGGGCCTGCAGGAAGCGCAGGTCGGCGGCCGCCCGGCCCTGGGTGATCTTGCCCGGGGCGTAGATGTCCTCGGGCATCTCGTTGACCAGCTTCACGTGGATGTGGGGCTTGAGGCCCGACTCCACGACGGCTTCCCAGACGGGGTCGTCCTCGGGTGACAGGTCCGGGTCACCGTGGGGGTAGTTGCCGATCAGGAGTCCGGCGATGCCCGGCATCGTCGCGACCCGTCGGATCTCGGCGACGGCCTGCTCGACGCCCCGGTTGGGGATGATCGCCACCCCGCCGAGCCGGGTGGGCTCGTAGCCGGCGTACTCGGCGAGCCAGTCGTTGTAGGCCCGCACCATGGCCAGGTGCAGGTCCGGATCCTGGGTGGCGATGGCCAGGTGGCTCAGGCGCGGCGTGGGGTACAGCACGGCGGCGTCGACCATGTCGAGGTCGAGCTCGGCGAGGCGGGCCGCGGGCTCGTACCCGCCGGCGGGCAGCTCTTCGAAGCGCACCCAGGGGCGGCGCTCGGTGCGACTGAAGGTGGCCCCGGCGTTGAGGCCGAAGTTGATGGGGTCCTTGACCCCTTCCATGACCCAGGCGTCGCCCTGCTCGAAGTGCTCCATGCGCGGCACCAGGTCGCGGTACTGCGCCGGCACCCGGTCGACCCAGAGGCCCGGGGGCTCGTTGACGTGGGAATCGGCGTCGATGAGGCGGTAGGACGCGCCGGCGGGGGTTGACGTGGACATCGTGCTCCTGGGGCAGGTGGCGGGCGGGGACGGACGGTGGCGAGCGGTCGCGCGCCGGTCAGTACGACTCGGGGTCGGCGGCGACGGCGGCGGGCACGGGATGGTCGAAGAGCCGTGCCGCGTTCTGCCAGGTGATCTTGCGGACCTCGTCGGGTGGGAACCCGGTCAGGGCCTCACCCACCATGCGCTGGGTGTTGGGCCAGGTGGAGTCGAGGTGGGGGTAGTCGCTCTCGACGCAGATGTTCTCGACCCCGATGCGGTGGCGCAGCTGCATGTTGGAGGGGTCCTCGAGGGCGCAGAACCAGAAGTTGCGCTGGAGGACCTCGGCCGGACTGAGCTCGTAGCCGTCCCAGGTGCCGTAGAGCTCCTGGTAGCGGGCCACGTGGTCGAGGCGGTCCAGCAGGCCGGGCACCCAGGCGATCCCGCCTTCGGAGAGGCAGATCTTGAGCCCGGGGAACTTGAGCGGCAGCAGCGAGTAGAGCCAGTCGACGGCGGAGAACATGGCCGACGCGAAGAACAGCACGCCGAGGGCGTCGGGGGGCGCTTCGGGGTTCACCGGCGGCGGGGACGACGCCGAGCCGATGTGCAGGCAGATGACGGTGCCGGTCTCCTCGCAGGCGGCCATGAAGGGGTCCCAGTGGCCGGTGTGCAACGACGGCAGGCCGAGCTTCTCCGGCGCCTCGGGGAACGTGACGGCCCGGAAGCCGCGCGAGGCGTTCTCCCGGATCATCGACGCCGCCTTCTGCGGGTCGAGCAGCCACGGGATCTGCACCGGGATGATGCGATCGGGGTGGGTGCCCGCCCACTCCTCGAGGTGCCAATCGTTCCACGCCCGCACCACCGCGTCGGCCAGCGCCTCGTCCTTGGTGCCGAGCTGGAGGCGCTGTCCGGCGAAGCCGGGCAGGGCCGAGGGGAAGCAGACCGAGGCGTACACGCCGTTGAGGTCCATGTCGTGGACGCGGGCATCGATGTCCCACGCCCCCTTGCGCATCTCGTCGAACCGGGAGGGCTCGAAGGAGGCCTCGAGGACCGGGCGCCCCACGACGGCGTTGAGCCCGACGTTGGGCTGGGTGCCGTCGAAGTGCCACTGCTGGCGCCCGTCGTCCTCCTCGATGATGCGCGGCGCCCGTTCGACGAACCGCTCCGGCACCCGCCCCTCGAACAGGTGGGGAGGTTCGACCACGTGGTCGTCGACCGAGATGAGCAGGTAGGGCCGGGCCCGACGCTGGGGTTCGGGCAGGAAGGTCACCGTCTTGGGCCGACCCTGCGCGCCCCGGGTGAGGCCTCGCTTCTGCTCGTCGTTGAGCACGACCATCTGATCCCCCGATCAGGTCTGCCACCGCCGCCGACTGCTGCGGTTTCAATACTTTACATGATGGGTGGTCGGGTTCCGAAGGCTCCCGGCGCGGACTGCGGTCAGCGGTTGCGAGCCGGCCGACGCACGCCCGCGGTGGCCCCCCCGTCGACCACGAAGGACCCACCGGTGCAGTAGGACGCGTCGTCGGAGGCGAGGAAGGCGGTGAGGGCGGCGACCTCGTCGGGACGGCCGAGGCGGGCGATGGCCTGGTTCGAGAAGTACGACGCGATGGCGTCGTCGTCGGCGCCGTCGACGAGGCGGGTGCCGATGGCCCCCGGGTGCACCGAGTTCACCCGGATGCCGTCCGGTCCGAGCTCGAGCGCCGCCGCCTTGGTCATGCCCGTGATGGCGAACTTGGTGGCCGTGTACGCCATCAGGTCGGTGGCTCCCACCAGGCCCCGCACCGAGGAGGTGTTCACGATGGACCCGCCGCCCCGGGCCCGCATGGGGGCGATCACCGCCTTCATCCCGAGGAAGGTGCCGACCTGGTTGACGTCGACGCTGCGGCGGTAGTCGTCGAGCGAGCACTCCTCGAGGGGAGCGTGCACGACGATGCCGGCGTTGTTGACCGCGATGTCGAGCCCGCCGTGGCGGGCGGTGATCTCGGCCATGGCGCGTTCCCAGTCGGCCTCGGACGACACGTCGAGGGCCACGAACCAGGCTGAGTCGTCGCCGTGCTCACGGCGGAGGTCGCTGGCCAGCGACTCCCCTGCCCCGGCGTCGAGGTCGGCCACGACCACCACGGCGCCCTCGGTGGCGAAGCGCCGGGCGATCGCCTCGCCGATGCCGTGGGCCGAGCCCGTCACCAGTGCCACCCGGCCGGTGAGCCGGGTCGGGACCGGGGTGGTCGAGGGGCGGCTCGGATCGGTCATCGGTCTGCTCTCCCGCGCGAGCCCTTGCTCGCGCTGTCGTCGGTGTCGGTCTTGGTCTCGGCGGCCCCGGACCCCGGGGCCACCCGGGAGCGTCCCGTCCGCGATGCGGGCACGGCCCGCAGGTCGCCGACCAGGCGGTCGAGCTGGTCGACCAGGGCGGCCAGCTCGGTTGGCGACCAGCCCGACAGCTGCTCGGCCATGATGGCATCGGTGGACGCCTCGACCCGGCGGTAGGCACCCCGTCCCGAGGCCGTGGCCACGATGACGCTGGCCCGCCCGTCACCCGGGTCGGCCCGCCGTTCGACGTAGCCCTCGGCCTCGAGGGCCTGGACCTGCCGGGTGAGGGCGGCGGGGTGCATGCGACCGGCTGCGGCCAGATCGCTCATGCGGATGGGGCCGCCCTCGATCACCCGGCCCAGCACGGAGACGGCGCCGTAGCCGATGGAGACACCCGAGCGGGCGGCGTTCAGGCGCTCGAGGCGGGCGCTGCCGGTGATGCGGTGCAGCGCCTGCAGCGCGTCGCGCAGCCGTCGGCGGGCGGCGGCGGGGTCGGCGCCGACGTCGGTGGGCCGGGCCGCGCTCATCGCCACACCTCGGCCACCGTCGCCGCCACCGCGGCCCCTTGAGCCCGTCCGGCCTCGGCCGCCGGCCGGCGGGTGGCCGGATCGAGGGGGTTCGGCCCGAAGGCCGCTTGCGCCGCCTCGTCG includes the following:
- a CDS encoding acyclic terpene utilization AtuA family protein → MTDPLRYLALSGSLGCGFEERSLERGVDAGLAFIACDSGSTDGGPYYLGSDAWIWADSAYERDLRLGLAGARRAGVPLIVGSCGGGGGDRAVAGYLEMVDRLAAELGWSPTVACVFCEPDREVLAAKYDGGRLVELPGAPAIDRGTFSADGHIVAMAGAEQVQWALDTGADVVLMGRVADAALYAAIPLAAGHDPALVWNAAKIMECGAAAALNRRGQDSLLCTLDADGFVLEAPDPDLVCTPASVAAHTLYEVSDPYRLVMPSGVLDSREARYEALDDRRVRVTGGRWTPSEQYTVKLEGSAPLGFLSSFWGSISDPLLLGQLDAWCASVEDRLRVRLGEVGAGSFEVAVRTYGAGATTAQHGAVPREAVLVVDVVGQTQDAASAMARAAYHVALHWPIQGWSGGSVTSFAHPYSAPVVDRGPVYRFTLNHAAVLGDDEITGLFRLETHRVGAA
- a CDS encoding ABC transporter ATP-binding protein, whose protein sequence is MAGTGNAHLRPDDAILSVQDLVVEYQTNAGIVHAVSGISFDLAARETLGLVGESGCGKSSAGRAVMQLPSPTSGSVSLGLVELTDLGEEKLRRVRSRMQMIFQDPISSLNPRRKIHDIVAEPIRVWEGRKTPDETERVRKALTSVGLDPDQVWDRRAHELSGGQCQRVCIARTLVLDPQVVICDEPVSALDVSVQAQILNLLEEMKAEYDLSLVFIAHDLAVVKNISDRVMVMYLGKACEVAPSAALYEHPAHPYTRVLLASIPEPDPDAPEADIAVTGELPSPIDPPSGCRFRTRCPRADERCANEEPVLTEVGPDHFVACHHPHDEPLVEVAVAAPAADAPGGGS
- a CDS encoding ABC transporter ATP-binding protein codes for the protein MTDTPLLQVRDLHTTFNTPRGPVPAVDGVDLDLAAGETIGIVGESGSGKSVFVRSVMGLTNHVPQAKVTGQVTFDGRDLSAADTNAYRSLWGAEIAMIFQDPMTSLNPVKKIGAHFDQGLRKTLGLSKKDARARATELLVEVGIPEPVRRLDQYPHELSGGMRQRVCIALALACRPKLLIADEPTTALDVTVQRQILDLLEQVTADTNMATILITHDLGVVARRADRIIVMYAGRAVERAAVRELFHHTTHPYTEALLASVPRLTYEPHTRLAAIPGTPPDLTRAIVGCPFAPRCAYATDICRVEHPPLEPATADPGHFVACHHPVDVDSRAPLATGAR
- a CDS encoding ABC transporter permease; the encoded protein is MRGRDDDRGTTPDLATAPSRPSRDNEDANAELVMRSPHQGDVLVEAEAVLGEPLLPEQAAEHGAPRSKALAVLIGAALFVVGIVLVVLGASALRNELVMNARVAFVLVGLVLAYVGLARVVRGIWGPRTDVAFWLSVLWLVLLVGAALFAPVLPLGEAENSAATLADPINARPELFSENPLGTNKLGLDMLARTIYGARTSLMVALLAALIGMTLGGTFGLISGYLRGASDAVIGVVTNVLLAFPPLVLLLALAAVLPRTSRNQALALALLVIPINVRLARATTLSFAQREFVLAARAIGAKRRRIMIGELLPNVFVPLFSYAFIVIAVLIVAEASLSFLGLGIPPPSPTWGNMIAEGRNGVFEREPHLVLVPAGALFLTVLSFNLVGERMRARLASGKQVEL
- a CDS encoding ABC transporter permease, with the protein product MTAVATTSTDNKDAANRASRNKRVRAGKAIMRKLGELVLVILLVTFATAVLVDLVPGNAAVAILGDSQPPEAYAALEEELGLNDGLFVRYGEWLGNALQGDLGESIIPPGGSVVDRISSALPVSIQLAIMGLVIALGVSIPLALWSSWRPGGRVDRIITTMTFGLVSLPSFVAGMLLILFFVKVWPLFPRAEWVRLTESVPDNLRHAFLPALVVAVGEIPVFLRVLRGDLVETLQQDFVTAARARGMSPKRVLVSEAFRPSSLSLVTVAGVSLGRLIGSTVIAESLFGLPGMGSLIVSSALTKDLALLQGAVVTVAVIYVVVNAFVDLSYSRLDPRLRRAGA
- a CDS encoding ABC transporter substrate-binding protein, with translation MSRKRTRFGALALAGALLLGACASDDSSSTEGTDNGGTTPEVEESSSVIQAGWVNETDLETTQGGTLDVTLPAAPFGLDPTVASLGVTTGGAPLAALYDTLLRWDPLTNEYSGQLAESIESNEDFSQWTLKLRDDVVFSDGTPLDADAVEFSVERMRNGRGSAATYPEYIASYDKPDAQTVIFNMVEPLNNFDALLAGELGYMVSPTAVAADPDGFNTNPVGAGPFVVDSFNAQEALVVVRNENYSLGTPPLDSIRFVWNPEQGASVDKMVNGETDVAMLTSVPEEVRAIEEGFAAYSQLVAGSGMAINSAPDRAFPGDDPRVRQAISLALDRDAINARVNNDQGIMGDFYFPPSSPLYTEQPFSAFDADEARRLVEEVKAETGWDGSFELLTPVPTDYALSYQALLNNVGFDVTIDQVASFLELVERTNFTSNFDVSIHVITAYETNVYQSLARSLTSDSASNYSGYANPEFDAIVEELRTASVPDGQAEVLGRLGELWLDEQPFVLTGAQPFTTITTQQVGGLMPTVNGLLLFGEAFKV
- a CDS encoding cupin domain-containing protein, whose amino-acid sequence is MAGIVFAPVGDRGPARRPSSYEPVTGVQRTAADLGDVPLWLEDVELAPGSELVFRPDHGEEALFVLEGVVDVDGEGCGAGGAVIVEAGARPRVRADEPARLVHFGRQAADRREADVARPATHHVVGPEGTYAREDDERRTRFFADSDCDGCAITLFTTGRTSAYTSAPHSHSAPEILYVVDGTIAFGRRRLGPGDAVGIAADRRYGFRSDGAFTFLNYRPGPSSMTAERGGRPRPEGARAHGFERVAQP